One genomic window of Micromonospora sp. WMMD1128 includes the following:
- a CDS encoding immune inhibitor A domain-containing protein yields MGLLGLSLTATGLMAGTSASAAPTPKLPTTAPSVAEPAQTDHDLPNPLEDKRRALRQEGLSEVLSGRAKAQKINGSTVVKVGETAAEGAAAGKSAKSTKAGKGPTKDQYVELSRERTDKIFVILAEFGDERHPNYPDQDTDPDTAGPTRFDGPRVNQIPQPNRAVDNSTIWQPDFSADHFRQMYFGTNPGDESLKQYYEAQSSGRYSVEGEVTNWVKVKYNEARYGRSDGYPCASNVCTNTWALVRDAANQWVADQKAQGRSDAEIAADVKSMDEYDRYDYDGDGNFNEPDGYIDHFQIVHAGGDQADGDPIQGEDAIWSHRWYAFASDQGSTGPSTFPGGGTEIGNTGVWIGDYTIQPENGGRSVFYHEYGHDLGLPDDYNVVSGGDNNNEHWTLMAQSRLGAKNDAGIGDRGGDLGAWNKLQLGWLDYEVVVAGQKRTLQLGPQEYNSPKAQGAVVVLPQREYTFQNGKPFEGTKQFFSGNEDDLNTTMTRAIDLTGKSSAAVSMKGRYSIEEDYDYLFFEASTDGGQSWVSLPGTANGKALKEISPGRYALDGSSDDKWVDVNVSLDSVVGKAVQFRLRYQTDGGVSEGGFYGDAITVTADGQTLLTDGAEAGAAGWTLSGWSIVEETYTRKFDNYYIAGNRSYTSYDKYLKTGPYYFGYANTRPDYVDHYAYQEGLLISYWNLRWADNDTFAHPGEGRNLYIDAHPRPIYNLTGQPWRARVQVYDAPFSLKKADSFTLHINSQPQYIRGQAAEPLFNDTKQYWYPELPNHGVKLPATGTKIKVLEQNGTSMKVRFS; encoded by the coding sequence GTGGGTCTGCTCGGGCTTTCGCTGACCGCGACGGGGCTGATGGCAGGTACGTCCGCCAGCGCCGCGCCGACGCCGAAGCTGCCGACCACCGCCCCGTCGGTGGCCGAGCCTGCGCAGACTGATCACGACCTGCCCAACCCGCTCGAGGACAAGCGGCGCGCACTGCGCCAGGAAGGCCTCAGCGAGGTCCTGTCCGGCAGGGCGAAGGCCCAGAAGATCAACGGCAGTACCGTCGTCAAGGTTGGCGAGACGGCTGCCGAGGGTGCCGCGGCGGGCAAGTCCGCCAAGAGCACCAAGGCCGGCAAGGGTCCGACCAAGGACCAGTACGTCGAGCTCTCCCGCGAGCGGACCGACAAGATCTTCGTCATCCTCGCGGAGTTCGGCGACGAGCGGCACCCGAACTACCCGGACCAGGACACCGACCCGGACACCGCGGGTCCGACCCGGTTCGACGGGCCGCGCGTCAACCAGATCCCCCAGCCCAACCGGGCGGTGGACAACTCCACGATCTGGCAGCCGGACTTCAGCGCCGATCACTTCCGGCAGATGTACTTCGGCACCAACCCGGGTGACGAGTCGCTGAAGCAGTACTACGAGGCCCAGTCCTCCGGTCGGTACAGCGTCGAGGGCGAGGTCACCAACTGGGTGAAGGTGAAGTACAACGAGGCGCGCTACGGCCGTTCCGACGGCTACCCGTGCGCCTCGAACGTCTGCACCAACACCTGGGCCCTGGTCCGCGACGCCGCCAACCAGTGGGTCGCCGACCAGAAGGCGCAGGGTCGCTCCGACGCGGAGATCGCCGCCGACGTCAAGTCGATGGACGAGTACGACCGTTACGACTACGACGGCGACGGCAACTTCAACGAGCCGGACGGCTACATCGACCACTTCCAGATCGTCCACGCCGGCGGCGACCAGGCCGACGGTGACCCGATCCAGGGTGAGGACGCCATCTGGAGCCACCGCTGGTACGCGTTCGCCAGCGACCAGGGCAGCACCGGCCCGTCCACCTTCCCGGGTGGCGGCACCGAGATCGGCAACACCGGCGTCTGGATCGGCGACTACACGATCCAGCCGGAGAACGGTGGCCGGAGCGTCTTCTACCACGAGTACGGCCACGACCTCGGTCTGCCGGACGACTACAACGTGGTCAGTGGTGGGGACAACAACAACGAGCACTGGACCCTGATGGCCCAGAGCCGGCTCGGCGCCAAGAACGACGCCGGCATCGGCGACCGCGGTGGCGACCTGGGCGCCTGGAACAAGCTCCAGCTCGGCTGGCTCGACTACGAGGTGGTCGTCGCCGGTCAGAAGCGCACGCTGCAGCTGGGCCCGCAGGAGTACAACTCCCCCAAGGCCCAGGGCGCCGTGGTGGTGCTGCCGCAGCGGGAGTACACCTTCCAGAACGGCAAGCCGTTCGAGGGGACGAAGCAGTTCTTCTCGGGTAACGAGGACGACCTGAACACCACGATGACGCGCGCCATCGACCTCACCGGGAAGAGCAGCGCCGCGGTGTCGATGAAGGGTCGTTACAGCATCGAAGAGGACTACGACTACCTCTTCTTCGAGGCTTCCACCGACGGTGGCCAGAGCTGGGTCTCGCTCCCGGGCACGGCCAACGGCAAGGCGCTCAAGGAGATCTCGCCCGGGCGGTACGCCCTGGACGGCTCCAGCGACGACAAGTGGGTCGACGTGAACGTCTCGCTGGACTCGGTCGTCGGCAAGGCCGTGCAGTTCCGGCTCCGCTACCAGACCGACGGTGGCGTCTCCGAGGGCGGCTTCTACGGTGACGCCATCACCGTGACCGCCGACGGTCAGACGCTGCTCACCGATGGCGCCGAGGCCGGCGCCGCCGGCTGGACGCTCAGCGGCTGGAGCATCGTCGAGGAGACCTACACCCGCAAGTTCGACAACTACTACATCGCCGGCAACCGGTCGTACACCTCGTACGACAAGTACCTCAAGACCGGCCCGTACTACTTCGGCTACGCGAACACCCGCCCGGACTACGTGGACCACTACGCGTACCAGGAGGGTCTGCTGATCTCCTACTGGAACCTCCGGTGGGCGGACAACGACACGTTCGCGCACCCCGGTGAGGGTCGTAACCTCTACATCGACGCTCACCCGCGGCCGATCTACAACCTGACCGGGCAGCCCTGGCGGGCCCGCGTCCAGGTCTACGACGCGCCGTTCAGCCTGAAGAAGGCGGACTCGTTCACGCTCCACATCAACAGCCAGCCGCAGTACATCCGCGGTCAGGCTGCGGAGCCGCTGTTCAACGACACCAAGCAGTACTGGTACCCGGAGCTGCCGAACCACGGCGTCAAGCTCCCGGCCACCGGCACGAAGATCAAGGTCCTGGAGCAGAACGGCACCTCGATGAAGGTCCGTTTCTCCTGA
- a CDS encoding alpha/beta hydrolase yields the protein MTDQRGGPADESCVLPEGPWTHRFVGANGSRFHVVEAGTGPMVLFLHGFPEYWYAWHEMLPAVADAGFRAVAVDLRGYGASDKPPRGYDGYTLAADVAGLIRALGERSTTVVGTGVGGLIGWTAASFHPTLVRRLVVLGAPHPLRLRAAIVADPRGQFASATATLKFQLPRYEHVLTRDGAAEVTEMLRRWGGPHWVDGPEFADYARCCRMAMQIPQAAFCALEGYRWAFRSALRLHGYRFVKLMQKPLVTPTLQLHGALDRASLPRTAQGSGRYVSAPYEWRLLDGVGHFPHVEARDVVLGEILRWAKS from the coding sequence ATGACCGACCAGCGCGGCGGACCCGCCGACGAGTCCTGCGTCCTGCCCGAGGGGCCGTGGACGCACCGGTTCGTCGGCGCCAACGGCAGCCGGTTCCACGTCGTCGAGGCGGGCACCGGCCCGATGGTGCTCTTCCTGCACGGCTTCCCGGAATACTGGTACGCCTGGCACGAGATGCTGCCGGCCGTCGCCGACGCCGGCTTCCGCGCGGTCGCCGTCGACCTGCGCGGTTACGGCGCGAGCGACAAGCCACCCCGGGGGTACGACGGTTACACGCTCGCCGCCGACGTGGCCGGCCTGATCCGGGCGTTGGGCGAGCGGTCGACCACAGTGGTCGGCACCGGCGTGGGCGGGCTGATCGGCTGGACCGCCGCATCGTTCCACCCCACCCTGGTACGCCGACTCGTGGTGCTCGGCGCGCCGCACCCGCTCCGGCTGCGGGCCGCCATCGTCGCCGACCCGCGCGGGCAGTTCGCCTCGGCCACCGCGACGCTGAAGTTCCAGCTCCCCCGCTACGAGCACGTGCTGACCCGGGACGGCGCCGCCGAGGTGACGGAGATGCTGCGCCGTTGGGGCGGGCCGCACTGGGTGGACGGCCCCGAATTCGCCGACTACGCCAGGTGCTGCCGGATGGCGATGCAGATCCCGCAGGCCGCGTTCTGCGCGCTGGAGGGCTACCGCTGGGCGTTCCGCTCGGCGCTGCGACTGCACGGCTACCGGTTCGTCAAGCTGATGCAGAAGCCGCTCGTCACGCCGACCCTGCAACTGCACGGCGCGCTGGACCGCGCGTCCCTCCCCCGCACCGCGCAGGGCTCCGGCCGCTACGTCAGCGCGCCGTACGAGTGGCGGCTGCTCGACGGCGTGGGCCACTTCCCGCACGTGGAGGCCCGGGACGTGGTGCTCGGCGAGATCCTGCGGTGGGCGAAGTCCTGA
- a CDS encoding SseB family protein, translating to MTGWEPATEAEVAMRDALHAQDQQQYFRVLAHVDLVLPVAGGSTAGWGTWTSGGRTHVLAFTSVAALRASLGENAGATRRVPYVDLAAGWPDPEWWLAVNPGLPIEGYLPAWYVAQLSRGDVRLPGRTMGARARLQRVESATRAARNGTPEPAPEAPTVPVPAASVPAAPVPPPSVPPPLVPPPSVPPPSVPPPSVPPSLGPPPSVPRGRGGWAAEPDEPATVPMRTAPGPGRRVPTVPPRRPRPAAGDGGDRAGVGEGADSDALDGWLTDLRHRPDEPDPFAAGRAAAVDETPTVAAPPPARSFFEPTSGRPSRRSSPLDTSRRSAERGTPPSRFAGGQPFPRRRPLNEPVPEDPTRAFPTGADVPTPAPRPADPAPSFRPARPAEDPTRTLPRRQPAPAASAPPDEWAPTPADRWESLDAPAETEELPPSIVEPVSAPPASRRDFTPIVIEGTVIEARDLTIPGQFGSTPPAADGYAAGPAASWATPSGPTVPRPADPPVTSPVGAADLNEPARTDDRPTAESLQAGPFGPEPSRAESSRAESLRAEPFGPEPSGAEPATATSGWPDPPPKAGWAAAEPGDLTGPPVSSDGPTVSLFQPTTPLSEPAPAEPAPAEPTPTASVADERTASLFEPVSPAEPTVPLFAPSASGEPTTALFAPASPGAPSASLFDPVASSGEPTVALSEPASPGEPTASLFDPVSSPDEPTVSLFEPASPDEPTTALRPPASPAEPTVPLFASASPDEPTTALFTPASPGEPTTAHFAPGSSGEPTASLFAPSAAPTEPPHVPGTAERTVDQRVTAPRAEPAEPDFVPANTVEEELLAATGSGNADGFLTTLLLARVMLPVAFDSAPGSRPGDPGFAWRTETVDGVRYVAVYTSPERLAEHTEGPVDTIRVKFVQLIRCWPDENWSFLINPGSLVGAAYPGEQVLALANWAAEVGLGDDPETEPEPSASGPAPAAEPRRNTAATPPSPPVTMQKAVAASQLAYYLERGYDRVSGFVHRAGELAHLRTPAELYDALGLGHPGSPFSRADEELYLLRWPAYRPSLYRIPYGGQNEAAMRAMEGWVIERPPFRGNGFAPSENSDVIAEFKVDSARLPHGAQLWRIGADGDARLVATLDTDALRWQKADQA from the coding sequence GTGACCGGATGGGAGCCGGCCACCGAGGCCGAGGTGGCGATGCGGGACGCGCTGCACGCGCAGGACCAGCAGCAATACTTCCGCGTCCTGGCCCACGTCGATCTGGTGCTGCCGGTCGCCGGCGGGTCGACCGCGGGGTGGGGCACCTGGACCTCCGGGGGCCGCACGCACGTGTTGGCGTTCACCTCCGTCGCCGCGCTGCGAGCCAGCCTGGGTGAGAACGCGGGCGCCACCCGCCGGGTGCCGTACGTGGACCTGGCCGCCGGATGGCCCGACCCGGAGTGGTGGCTGGCCGTCAACCCGGGCCTGCCGATCGAGGGCTACCTGCCCGCCTGGTATGTCGCGCAGCTCTCCCGGGGAGATGTCCGGCTGCCCGGCCGGACCATGGGTGCCCGGGCCCGGCTGCAGCGGGTGGAGAGCGCCACCCGGGCCGCCCGCAACGGCACGCCCGAGCCCGCCCCCGAGGCGCCGACCGTCCCGGTGCCCGCCGCTTCCGTTCCGGCAGCTCCGGTGCCGCCGCCGTCGGTGCCGCCGCCCTTGGTCCCGCCACCGTCGGTGCCGCCGCCCTCGGTGCCGCCGCCGTCGGTGCCACCGTCCCTGGGTCCACCGCCGTCGGTCCCGCGGGGCCGGGGCGGGTGGGCGGCGGAGCCCGACGAGCCCGCCACCGTGCCGATGCGCACCGCTCCCGGGCCGGGCCGCCGCGTGCCGACCGTACCGCCTCGTCGTCCGCGGCCGGCGGCCGGCGACGGTGGCGACCGGGCCGGGGTCGGCGAGGGCGCCGACTCCGACGCGCTTGACGGCTGGCTCACCGACCTGCGCCACCGGCCGGACGAGCCGGATCCGTTCGCCGCCGGCCGGGCCGCGGCGGTCGACGAGACGCCGACGGTGGCGGCGCCGCCACCAGCCCGATCCTTCTTCGAACCCACCTCCGGCCGCCCGTCCCGGCGGTCCTCCCCGCTCGACACGTCCCGCCGGTCCGCCGAGCGGGGCACGCCGCCCTCCCGGTTCGCCGGTGGTCAGCCGTTTCCCCGACGCCGGCCGCTGAACGAGCCGGTGCCCGAGGACCCGACGCGGGCGTTCCCGACGGGGGCGGACGTGCCGACGCCGGCACCGCGGCCGGCCGATCCGGCACCGTCGTTCCGGCCGGCCCGCCCGGCCGAGGACCCCACCCGGACGCTGCCCCGCCGGCAGCCCGCGCCGGCCGCCTCCGCGCCGCCGGACGAGTGGGCTCCGACCCCTGCGGACCGCTGGGAGTCCCTCGACGCCCCCGCGGAAACGGAGGAACTGCCGCCGTCGATCGTCGAGCCGGTGTCCGCGCCGCCCGCGTCACGTCGTGACTTCACCCCGATAGTCATCGAGGGCACCGTCATCGAGGCCCGCGACCTCACCATTCCCGGCCAGTTCGGGTCCACGCCGCCGGCCGCCGACGGGTACGCTGCCGGCCCCGCCGCGTCGTGGGCGACCCCCTCCGGGCCGACCGTGCCCCGACCGGCAGACCCCCCGGTAACGTCCCCGGTCGGCGCGGCCGATCTCAACGAGCCCGCCCGGACCGACGACCGCCCGACGGCCGAGTCGCTCCAAGCCGGGCCGTTCGGTCCTGAGCCGTCCCGTGCCGAGTCGTCCCGTGCCGAGTCGCTCCGTGCCGAGCCGTTCGGTCCTGAGCCGTCTGGGGCCGAACCGGCAACGGCGACTTCCGGCTGGCCGGACCCGCCGCCGAAAGCGGGTTGGGCGGCGGCCGAGCCGGGCGACCTGACCGGGCCACCCGTGTCCTCCGATGGACCGACGGTGTCGCTGTTCCAGCCGACCACCCCGTTGTCCGAGCCGGCCCCGGCCGAGCCGGCCCCGGCCGAGCCGACCCCGACGGCGTCAGTCGCCGACGAGCGCACCGCATCGTTGTTCGAACCGGTGTCGCCGGCCGAGCCGACGGTGCCGCTGTTCGCGCCGTCGGCGTCCGGCGAGCCGACCACCGCGCTCTTCGCGCCCGCCTCGCCCGGCGCGCCGTCGGCGTCGCTGTTCGATCCGGTGGCGTCGTCCGGTGAGCCGACGGTGGCGTTGTCCGAGCCCGCGTCGCCCGGCGAACCCACTGCGTCGCTGTTCGATCCGGTGTCGTCGCCCGACGAGCCGACGGTGTCGCTGTTCGAGCCCGCGTCGCCCGACGAGCCGACCACCGCGCTACGCCCACCCGCGTCGCCGGCCGAGCCGACGGTGCCGCTGTTCGCGTCGGCGTCCCCGGACGAGCCGACCACCGCGCTGTTCACGCCTGCGTCGCCCGGCGAGCCGACCACCGCGCACTTCGCGCCGGGGTCGTCGGGCGAGCCGACCGCGTCGCTGTTCGCTCCGTCGGCTGCGCCGACGGAGCCGCCCCACGTCCCCGGCACTGCGGAGCGGACCGTCGACCAGCGGGTGACGGCTCCCCGGGCGGAGCCGGCGGAGCCGGACTTCGTGCCGGCGAACACGGTGGAGGAGGAGTTGCTGGCGGCGACCGGCAGCGGGAACGCGGACGGGTTCCTCACCACGCTGCTGCTGGCCCGGGTGATGCTGCCGGTGGCGTTCGACTCGGCACCGGGCAGCCGTCCCGGTGACCCGGGTTTCGCCTGGCGCACGGAGACCGTCGACGGGGTGCGCTACGTGGCGGTCTACACCTCGCCGGAGCGGCTCGCCGAACACACGGAGGGACCCGTCGACACGATCCGGGTCAAGTTCGTCCAGCTGATCCGGTGCTGGCCGGACGAGAACTGGTCGTTCCTCATCAACCCGGGCAGCCTGGTCGGCGCGGCGTACCCGGGGGAACAGGTGCTGGCGCTCGCGAACTGGGCCGCCGAGGTGGGGCTCGGCGACGACCCGGAGACCGAGCCGGAACCGTCCGCCTCCGGGCCGGCGCCGGCCGCCGAGCCCCGCCGGAATACGGCGGCGACGCCGCCGAGCCCGCCGGTGACCATGCAGAAGGCGGTCGCGGCGAGCCAACTCGCCTACTACCTGGAGCGCGGCTACGACCGGGTCTCCGGCTTCGTGCACCGGGCCGGCGAGCTGGCGCACCTGCGTACCCCGGCGGAGCTGTACGACGCGCTCGGTCTCGGCCATCCCGGTTCCCCGTTCTCCCGCGCCGACGAGGAGCTCTACCTGCTGCGCTGGCCGGCCTACCGGCCGAGCCTCTACCGGATCCCGTACGGCGGGCAGAACGAGGCCGCGATGCGGGCGATGGAGGGCTGGGTGATCGAGCGTCCGCCGTTCCGCGGCAACGGCTTCGCGCCGAGCGAGAACAGCGACGTGATCGCCGAGTTCAAGGTGGACAGTGCCCGGCTGCCGCACGGTGCGCAGCTGTGGCGGATCGGCGCCGACGGGGACGCCCGGCTCGTCGCGACGCTCGACACCGACGCGCTGCGCTGGCAGAAGGCGGACCAGGCGTGA
- the mycP gene encoding type VII secretion-associated serine protease mycosin, translated as MPRPFTHRTVATLATFLVTGLPAAPAAARAPSGCAAPPAPARPVVEQPWPQQRYAPDRLAPLATGAGVVVAVVDSGVDRSHPQLAGRVLAGADFLDPGGDGTRDCAGHGTGVASIIAATPRPGVAFHGLAPGALILPVRVSEQQVVEGRESGRTVDAADFARAVRWAVDHDADVLNLSVVLYADDPAVRAAVAYAVRRDVVVVAAAGNLHDNGDPRPYPAAYDGVLGVGAIGRDGVRAAFSQTGPYVDLVAPGSEVLMAAPRQGHHRAEGTSYATPFVAGTAALLRQYRPGLSAAEVAARIVGGTDPAPGRGEGYGAGVLNPYRAVTESPGGAGAARRNGVALPADRPDPAALDRRARRAAVRERALLVAGVTGGATALVALLAVVLPRGARRRWRPAGPV; from the coding sequence ATGCCTCGGCCGTTCACCCACCGGACCGTGGCCACTCTGGCGACCTTCCTCGTCACCGGCCTGCCCGCGGCGCCGGCGGCGGCTCGCGCGCCGTCCGGCTGCGCCGCCCCGCCCGCGCCGGCCCGCCCGGTGGTCGAGCAGCCGTGGCCCCAGCAACGGTACGCGCCGGACCGGCTCGCCCCGCTCGCGACCGGCGCCGGCGTGGTGGTGGCGGTGGTGGACTCGGGGGTGGACCGGTCGCACCCGCAGCTCGCCGGCCGGGTGCTGGCGGGCGCCGATTTCCTCGACCCGGGCGGGGACGGCACCCGCGACTGCGCCGGGCACGGCACCGGCGTGGCGAGCATCATCGCCGCCACGCCGCGGCCGGGCGTCGCGTTCCACGGGCTCGCACCGGGCGCGCTCATCCTGCCGGTGCGGGTGAGCGAGCAGCAGGTGGTCGAGGGACGGGAGTCCGGGCGCACGGTCGACGCGGCCGACTTCGCCCGGGCCGTGCGCTGGGCCGTGGACCACGACGCCGACGTGCTCAACCTCTCGGTCGTGCTGTACGCGGACGACCCGGCCGTGCGCGCCGCGGTCGCCTACGCGGTGCGGCGGGACGTGGTGGTGGTGGCCGCCGCCGGCAACCTGCACGACAACGGCGATCCCCGGCCCTACCCGGCGGCGTACGACGGGGTGCTCGGCGTCGGCGCGATCGGGCGGGACGGGGTGCGCGCCGCGTTCTCCCAGACCGGCCCGTACGTCGATCTGGTCGCTCCCGGCAGCGAGGTGCTGATGGCCGCGCCCCGGCAGGGCCACCACCGGGCCGAGGGGACCAGCTATGCCACCCCGTTCGTGGCCGGCACCGCGGCGTTGCTGCGCCAGTATCGTCCCGGCTTGAGCGCGGCCGAGGTCGCCGCACGCATCGTCGGCGGCACGGACCCGGCCCCGGGGCGCGGTGAGGGCTACGGCGCCGGGGTGCTCAACCCGTACCGCGCGGTGACCGAGTCGCCCGGCGGGGCGGGCGCCGCTCGCCGGAATGGCGTCGCGCTCCCGGCCGACCGGCCCGATCCGGCGGCGCTCGACCGTCGCGCCCGCCGCGCCGCGGTGCGGGAGCGGGCGTTGCTGGTGGCCGGCGTGACCGGTGGCGCGACGGCACTTGTGGCGCTGCTCGCCGTGGTGCTGCCCCGGGGGGCGCGCCGGCGCTGGCGTCCGGCCGGGCCGGTCTGA
- a CDS encoding WXG100 family type VII secretion target, giving the protein MEHGVLVVNFAALHQAGADIQRALTTLESQLGQLERDAAPLVASWNGAAREAYEQRQSRWRAASQDLQAMLRDIKLAVEDSASDYLDTEKRNANLFH; this is encoded by the coding sequence ATGGAGCATGGTGTGCTGGTCGTCAACTTCGCCGCCCTGCATCAGGCCGGCGCCGACATCCAACGGGCGCTGACCACACTGGAGAGTCAGCTCGGGCAGCTCGAACGGGACGCGGCGCCACTTGTGGCGAGCTGGAACGGCGCGGCCCGCGAGGCGTACGAGCAGCGACAGTCCCGGTGGCGGGCCGCCTCGCAGGACCTCCAGGCGATGCTGCGCGACATCAAGCTCGCCGTGGAGGATTCCGCGTCCGACTACCTCGACACCGAGAAGCGCAACGCCAACCTGTTCCACTGA
- a CDS encoding WXG100 family type VII secretion target, giving the protein MSQTQAEAAVMHQTAAKFEQADQSLQTMLSGLMAELEVLQQAWRGAGGRSFEQVKQQWAQDQTALQRALRETATAIRTAGRHYDASDTEAAGRVSGTNRGIQLPL; this is encoded by the coding sequence ATGTCCCAGACCCAGGCAGAGGCCGCGGTGATGCATCAGACCGCCGCGAAGTTCGAGCAGGCCGATCAGTCGCTCCAGACCATGCTCAGCGGCCTGATGGCCGAGCTGGAGGTGTTGCAGCAGGCCTGGCGGGGCGCCGGTGGGCGTTCGTTCGAGCAGGTCAAGCAGCAGTGGGCGCAGGACCAGACGGCCCTGCAGCGGGCGCTGCGCGAGACGGCCACCGCGATCCGCACCGCCGGGCGGCACTACGACGCCTCCGACACCGAGGCCGCCGGCCGGGTGTCGGGCACCAACCGCGGCATCCAGCTGCCGCTCTAG
- the eccE gene encoding type VII secretion protein EccE, protein MTATTAERPPPASVPASPWRRRTRTRFRAGQVVMTQVAGAVLVASAGRGVAFTTVAVLAATLLLPAAWVRYRGRWLHEWLSVGLAYLGRRRALPAGADPAAVLELVGPGTVAHAAELAGGPAAVLHDAGGLTALLELGDPDDLFGDRPQALPAPLDLLPTVGPESPPVRLQLLFSASPAPAPAVAAGPAGTSYRQLTDGRVAGRARVVLALRVLRADGWSDEELLRALSGTVRRTVRRLGPLTGTPLGVPAALRVIAELAHHEAGAPARETWPLLTVGGLAQATWRLRRWPDPRGEAARGLVPRLLAVPATATTVALRVGPRADSAPVPAELTVRVAAASAAELSVAERALNRVAGGAGGELCRLDGEHLAGLAATLPLAVAGSGAPPAGSPPAAPDLPVGGSGLMVGADRRGGPLTVRLFRPATTRVLLVGGVPAAQLLVLRALALGARVAVQTARPRAWEAFVRGAGGPGGVMPLLPPGRPVGGAPGSPLRPVLLVVDAGPVPPEVGPAAAWQSVLVVRDELTSADAPALARADLAVLQPLDPAEAALAGAALGLGPSADWLTRIRDDMVAVVNRRALRWALLSPTPVESQLVGHPVRR, encoded by the coding sequence GTGACCGCGACCACGGCGGAACGGCCCCCGCCCGCATCCGTGCCGGCGTCGCCGTGGAGACGCCGCACCCGCACCCGTTTCCGCGCCGGTCAGGTCGTGATGACGCAGGTCGCGGGCGCCGTGCTCGTGGCGTCCGCCGGGCGGGGCGTCGCGTTCACCACCGTCGCGGTGCTGGCGGCGACGTTGCTGCTACCCGCCGCGTGGGTCCGCTATCGGGGCCGCTGGCTGCACGAATGGCTCAGCGTCGGGCTGGCGTACCTCGGCCGTCGCCGCGCCCTGCCGGCCGGGGCCGATCCGGCGGCGGTCCTGGAGCTGGTCGGGCCGGGCACGGTGGCGCACGCGGCGGAGCTGGCCGGCGGCCCGGCCGCCGTGCTGCACGACGCCGGCGGGCTGACCGCGCTGCTGGAGCTCGGCGACCCGGACGACCTGTTCGGTGACCGCCCACAGGCGCTGCCGGCGCCGCTCGACCTCCTTCCCACCGTCGGACCGGAGAGCCCGCCGGTCCGGCTCCAGCTGCTCTTCTCGGCGTCGCCCGCGCCCGCGCCGGCCGTCGCGGCCGGTCCGGCCGGCACGTCGTACCGTCAGCTCACCGACGGCCGGGTGGCCGGGCGCGCCCGGGTGGTGCTGGCCCTGCGGGTGCTGCGGGCCGACGGCTGGTCGGACGAGGAGCTGCTGCGGGCGCTCTCCGGCACGGTCCGGCGGACGGTCCGCCGGCTCGGCCCGCTCACCGGCACGCCGCTCGGCGTGCCGGCGGCACTGCGGGTGATCGCCGAGCTGGCCCACCACGAGGCCGGCGCGCCGGCCCGGGAGACCTGGCCGCTGCTCACCGTGGGTGGGCTGGCGCAGGCGACCTGGCGGCTGCGCCGGTGGCCGGATCCGCGCGGTGAGGCCGCCCGAGGGCTGGTTCCCCGGCTGCTGGCCGTGCCGGCCACCGCCACCACAGTCGCACTCCGCGTCGGCCCCCGCGCCGACTCCGCGCCGGTCCCGGCCGAGCTGACGGTACGGGTGGCCGCCGCGAGCGCGGCGGAGTTGTCGGTGGCCGAGCGGGCGCTGAACCGGGTGGCCGGCGGTGCCGGCGGCGAGCTGTGTCGCCTCGACGGCGAGCACCTGGCGGGGCTGGCCGCCACCCTGCCACTGGCGGTTGCGGGTTCGGGTGCGCCCCCGGCCGGGTCACCGCCGGCGGCGCCGGACCTGCCGGTCGGCGGGTCCGGCCTGATGGTGGGTGCCGACCGGCGGGGCGGCCCGCTCACCGTGCGCCTGTTCCGGCCGGCGACGACCCGGGTGCTGCTTGTGGGCGGCGTGCCCGCCGCGCAGCTGCTCGTGTTGCGGGCGCTGGCGCTCGGCGCCCGGGTCGCGGTGCAGACCGCCCGGCCCCGGGCGTGGGAGGCGTTCGTCCGCGGGGCCGGGGGGCCGGGCGGCGTGATGCCGCTGCTCCCGCCGGGGCGGCCGGTCGGTGGCGCGCCCGGTTCGCCGCTGCGGCCGGTGCTGCTCGTGGTCGACGCCGGTCCGGTGCCGCCGGAGGTCGGTCCGGCGGCGGCGTGGCAGTCGGTGCTCGTGGTCCGCGACGAGCTGACCTCGGCGGACGCGCCCGCGCTGGCCCGCGCGGACCTGGCTGTCCTCCAGCCCCTCGACCCGGCCGAGGCGGCGCTTGCCGGCGCGGCGCTCGGCCTCGGCCCGTCCGCCGACTGGCTCACCCGGATCCGCGACGACATGGTGGCGGTGGTCAACCGCCGGGCACTGCGGTGGGCGCTGCTCTCGCCGACCCCGGTCGAGTCGCAACTGGTCGGTCACCCGGTCCGCCGCTGA
- a CDS encoding phage holin family protein produces MDFLKGLLIRVGTTAVAFWLATLLIPGITLDSDSATETVTTLVLVAVIFGVVNAVLQPIIKTVGCGFYLLTLGLIALVVNGLLFLLTSWIAGEAGLPFHVDGFWPAAVLGALFVGIVTWILGAVLDRD; encoded by the coding sequence ATGGATTTTCTGAAGGGCCTTCTGATCCGGGTGGGCACGACGGCGGTGGCCTTCTGGCTCGCCACCCTGCTCATCCCGGGCATCACGCTCGACTCGGACTCGGCCACCGAGACGGTGACCACCCTGGTGCTCGTCGCGGTGATCTTCGGCGTGGTGAACGCGGTGCTCCAGCCGATCATCAAGACCGTGGGGTGCGGCTTCTACCTGCTCACCCTCGGCCTGATCGCGCTTGTGGTGAACGGCCTGCTCTTCCTGCTGACCAGTTGGATCGCCGGAGAGGCCGGGCTGCCGTTCCACGTCGACGGGTTCTGGCCGGCGGCGGTGCTGGGCGCGCTCTTCGTCGGCATCGTCACCTGGATCCTCGGCGCCGTCCTCGACCGCGACTGA